The window TGCCATCCTTGGGACTGACCACTTGTGTATTCTGCTCTTTCTGTTCCCTTTTAGCCTCGagatgtttcttcttctttggttgttgttgttgttgttgtagttgCTGCTGTTGCTGATGGTGTTGCAACCTCTGTATCTGCTCCTGAACGCTTGTTGGGGCCTGTATGGTCACCATATTCTGGAGCTGGTGGGCCTGAATTTGCCCCCCCGTTTGCTGGATCTGGATAGGCAGCTGCAGTTTGATTTGCTGTGGAACTGTGCCACCTTGCTGCTGGGCCTGCGCCTGGATCTGGGCTTGGATCTGGGCTGCAACGTGGGGCGGCAGGGCTGAGAGTAGCTGGACTGGCTGTTGGAGGCCTGGAACGGTGATGAGTTGATGCCTGATTGGAGACTGGACCTGAAtctgaggctgtgtttgaaCTTGAGATTGGGTCTGTGGCTGGAACTGGACTTGGAGCTTTGCTTGGACTTGGCCGTGGGCCTGGACCTGAAGCTGCTGCGGGACGTGGGCCTGTTGCGGTGACTGAACTGAAAACTGGGGTTGGGTTTGGATTTGAGCTTGAACGTGAATCTGCGGTTGTTGCGAGGCCTGAGCCTGAATCTGGGTTTGTTGTTGGAGCTGGACCTGAACCTGGGGATGGAGCTGGGTCTGGATCTGCGCCTGTGGTTGAAGCTGGGTTTGGGCCTGAGACTGGACCTGAGGCTGCTGGGGAGCCTGAGGTTGTGTTTGAGGTTGTGTTTGAAATGAAGCTTGTACCTGGGTGTGGTACTGAGGTTGGACCCTTGGCTGGAGCTGGGCCTGGGTTGAGGACTGGACCTGGGGCAAGCTTTTGGTTTGGGATTGAAACTGCACCTGAGGTTGAATCTGAGTAAGGGGCTGTACTTGGCCTTGAGGTGATTGTTGAGTTTGTGGGTGAATTTGTGCCCGTGGCTGAAACTGAACTCGGACCTGGGGCTGAATTTGAGCTTGCGGTTGGAGATGCATTTGAGGCTGAATGTGTGGCATTTGCTGGACTTGACCAGACggctgaacctgaacctgggcACAAATTTGGGCTGGTGTCTGGGGATGAAGCTGATTATGGGTTTGAGGCTGTGTGGGTCTCACAGTGGATACAACAGAGGAAACTGGTAATCCCTTCATATGAACCTGCACAGCTGAGATGGGCATACGAGGCACCTGCTGCATGGACACAATAGCAGGTTGCTGGAGTTGTGCTTGAGACTGAGGAGTCAGAGATGCCTGAGGCGACGGAGTAATGGGGGAATGTGTGGCGACAGACACCGGGGGAGAAGCAGGGACAGAGGACAAGGCAGGTGGTGTAACTGGAGCTGCGACCTGCTGAGCCGTCTGAACTGAAGTCTGACCTTGAGACGAGGCTGGAGTCCAAACCTGGGGCGGAGCTGCCCTCTGCTCTATGAAAGCTACAACAGAAGGGAGAAGTTAGTGGAAGCACATAAATCAAACAAGACTCAAATAATGCAAGTGACCACAACGAGATGGTGTTGAAGGTGGTCCTCGGGTTCTTTGTTCTTTACCTGGCACTGAAGGTGTTGTACACGTGGCTGTGACTGGTGTGACAACAGCGTTCGCCACAGCTGCGTGAAGGGGAACGGGAGCCGCCGCATGGATGTGGGTTAGAGCTTTAGCTGCGGGTGGAACCGCGATTTGGGCGGACACGACGGCCATGACGGGAGCAGAAACGGGTGCGAGAGCCGGGGTTGGAACTTTGACCGGTGAAGGAAGTGAGACAGAAACGGGCATTTGGGTTGGGTTGATCGTAGCAGCTGCTGCCGAGGCAGGGGATACGGCAGGAGCGGTAGCAGTGACCTGCATCTGGACAGGGGGTGAGGTTAAACCTGGGATAGAGCTGAGGGATTGTGGCTGGACTTGGGACTGGAGGATAGCCTGTGGTGGGAAAGGTAGTGAAGGGAGTGAGCTCGGTGCAAAGGTAGAGACTTGGTGTTGTTGATGAGTCATACTCAGGCTTGCATTCTGTGTTAAGGCAGTGACAGATCTTGGTACATGGGGTTGTGGGGCAACTGCTGGTGGTGTGGAGGATAAAACCTGTGTGACAGGCTGTGGCGAAGCAGGAACAGGAGTGGACATGGGCGATGGAGTAGTGGCTGAAAACTGGGTTTGCAGGGAGGCCTGAGCCACAGTTGTTGACGGAGCAGCCACAGGGGCAGTGGATTGGGTCTGCATGGGAACAGAAGCTGACATGGGGGTTAAACTCTGCTTTAGTGAAGGGCTTGTAACATGTGTGGAGGCAGGCAGAGGGGCTGTCATTTGTGTTTGAGCTAAAGCTGAGGGAGTTGTCTGGACTTGTGCGGGAACTCTCACTGGTGTTGACATTTGAGTTTGAGGGGCCTGGGCCATGATGGGCTTTGTGGTGGGAGAGGTAGTGGGAGGTGAAGTGGATACTGAGGAGGATGGGAGGATGGGAGTGAAGAGGAAGCGCTGGACCTGGCCATTGGGCATGGCTGCCTGCATTAACTGCTGACCAGGACCAGGGATGACCGTAACACCCTGTGGGATGATCTGAAGCTGTCCCTGGGTCTGGCCTTGACCCTGGATCACCACAGTCAGACCTGGGTTTCCTCCCTTAAGAGTTTGAGACAAAAATAATCTCAACTCAAACAAGAAaataaagcaacaaaaaaacggAGTAGGAAAGACATAACAATAGCATCTCTTACCTGTGCTCCCTGCGTCAGCTGCATGAGCTGAGCCATCGTGAGTTTCACTTGACCCTGCTGCGGTCTCTGGGTCTGAGGTGAAGCGACAGGAGACTGCCCAGGGGCTGTGGTCGCAGCACAAGGTGACTGTGCAGGACCTGCTGCTCTTAGAGTAGAAGAGCCGGAGGCAGCTGCGGCTGCAGGCTGACTGCCGCCCATCTGGGTCGCAGCCTGCTGGCCTGGAAAGAATTTAAGATTTTATTTTAGGTTTTCTTCCCGTCAGGCTCGTTAAACAAAAACTGAAGACATTTATTTAAGAATAAAGACCATAAGTTGGACAAGATACCTTGTTGAGCCACGGCTGGACTTCTAACCATTGGGCCCACAGAGGTAGATGGAGTAAGCGCCTGGTTCGCTGCCGTGCCCGCCTGGGTTTTGCTTCCAGCTGCGGTTGCCtagaaaacacaaacaacagtAAAGCCATAAGTAATGGCGCGCTGTATTTCTTAGGTAAAACAGAAAAGGATGGGGTGAAAATCAGAGGACCTGTTGCTGAGTGGCAGACGTGGCAGCTCTCAGGTTGATGTTGCCGGTTGTAGGATGTAGTGTGCTGTACGTTCTCAGGTTAGCAGGAGGCCCGGAGGGGAAAATGCCCAGGACTTTCTGTTCCACCACACCTGCTGGTGGGAACAATTCAGTCAGGAGAGAAGCAAATACGCAACAGATGCTTGTGGATACAAAAAGGTTGAGGATGTACAAAAGTGGCAGAGCATGCactgtgcgtgtgtatgtgtgtttaaaaaaataaaaaaaatactgtccTAACCCAGTTAAAAAGATTACAGAAGTTTAAACAACTGTTGTACCAAAAAGTAACAAAAACAGCAAGTTACGGTGTTAGTTGGGGATGCTTTTCACTcgacaacaaaaagaaaaagaacagacACTGGTGACATCATCCATGCTCAGTGTCCAAAAGGCAGAGTCATGCCTCCCATCTGATACTCTTCCATCCATTTTGGCTCAGCGGAAGACCAAACCTCAGCAAAATGGATGACACTCATGCTCCCTACCTCCTTGAGTGGAAGGCATGTTGAGAGTGACAATCTTGCTGTTAGCGGGCAGCGGTAGTTTGGAGGCGAGGACCTGGCCAGCCACAGTCACTGGGCTGCCAGCGATCTGAAAGCTTTGCTCTGAGGCGGCGATGCCGCCAGCCACCGTGGCCGCCGAGCCGGTGGAGGCTGCAAGACACACCACGCCATCTACGGTCACGTGTACCCAACGAGGGCCACCACAACAGCCAGTGTACAGCTTTTAGGGTCCACTTTAAGGCTCGAGTAAACAAAAAAGGGGCTGAAATATTTAAAACGGCttccaaaaatgttttaaatattaCAATTTGATGACACCACTTTAGAAGCGAGAGTTTTTGTAGGACTGAAAGTGGACACCACAagcgtggtttttttttttttttttaaagtggtgaAAAGAGATGCTGATGTATGGCATGACGCTCCAACACTGAAAATAAACcccataatatatatatttttttttcaaaatgaaggggaataaaactgaaaacaaatgaactaATGGCAGATGATGATGGATGAGGATGGGTGTAACTCGGAACCAACTCCTCGTCTTCCACCTGCTTACCAGTGCTGCCGTTGTTCTGACCCTGTTTCACCCAGGAGGCAAAAGACTGGTGGAAGTTCTTGTCTTGCTGGAATGAAACCGGGGAGCCCAGTTTGGAGGCCAGGACCATCTTGGCTCCAGGTGTTACTTGACCCGTCCTCTGGCCGGTAGAAGCTAGGGTACTGGGAGTGCTGGCTGAGGTGGTGGTTGTCGTGGAAGTGGTGGGAGTCGTGCCCAGTCTCTGCTGCTCAAGACGTTTCTAAAATAAAGAGTatagagggttttttttttttcattttctaaatttcaGTTCAACCCAGATAAACAGTGCACTGCTCTTCTTAAACCTGAAGCCAGAACAATCCGAAGGCACCCGTGTGCGCTCAGTGTGCCGTGTTCTCACCTGCTGGGCAGCCAACCTGGCTTGCTTCAACTGATTCTCCAAATGGGCCTTgacttcctctgctgtcctcagaGTGCTGCCACTCTTGGAGGGGTCTATACCCTGTGACTTCTCCCTCTCCACTCTGACGacaaagaaagaggagaaaatgTGTTGGAGCGGCACTCAGGAAGCAAgcgtaaagaaataaaaaaagaaataaaagaaagttTGTTTCCCACCTCTCTGCAAAAGCTCTGATCTCCCATAGCTCCAGTTCTTCTTCGGGCACCCATGTCTCCACAGCGACAGGTCCGGTCAGCTTGGCTGGTTCCTGCTTCTTGGGCCTCAAGGCACTTGAACGCAGGCCTTTTCTTTGTGGAGTCGGGGTTTCTGCTCATGGAAAATAAGTTTGAAGTTATTATTTCTACAAAATATGGCAGAAACCGTGGGCTAAATCTCAGTATTTCTTCAAATGTGCATAAATATTGCTTTTAATTCCCAACAAACTCTTACCTTTTGGAGTGTCTCTGTTTCCAAGGGGGCAGATGATCTTCCTGATGCAGTATTCTGAGCGGATGCCGTAGGGCCCCACGTCCCTTCGTTTTATGATCTCTGTTGTGATGATGTCGGTGTCTGTGGTTTCTAGAATGGGAATCAAGCCCATCTGTAAATTCTCAGTTACCTGGGCTACAGTAATCCTGAGGCTTCCTCAGGTCAGCGCAGTTTCTTTCTATTTAGGCACTTCAAATATATTAAAATCAAAAAATATTACCATAGTTTATTTGAAGTTAAATGCAAACTAACACAGGAGCTTtccaacaaaggaaaaaaaactaaaaaaaacaataagatGCCCAAAATAGAGTTGACAAATGATATTTCACACCTTTCCGAGTTGTCCCTACAGCAGCAGAGGGCTTCACACCCATGTCGTCCCATCTCAGGCAGGCCCACAGCAGCCTCAGCATCAAACTGACCCCCGCCAATGACCTCACGGTCTGGAGACGGTACCTGAACAGCCAAGGAAGACAAGTCATTTCAGCAATGCTTGTATACAAGCTTTAGTTGACCATCTATGTAACGTCACATCCTACAGACAAAACGTTCTCACAAGGAGAAAAACCGGCGTCTCTATTGTGGTATACAACATAAAAGTATACAACCGGTGACAGCTGACAGCTCTGAATGGAAAGTGTTTTGTATCCAAAACAAGGTCTAAGTAAGAAGGTCTAAATGTGTTACCGACCTCCATGTGATCGCAAAGGTGGGCCGAGGTGAAGGGTATGGCCATATATCCAGGGCGGGCTTGGCGTTGTAGTTGAAGATGAGGACCTCTCTGATGCCCGCCTTCCTCGCCAGCTTCTTCAGGTCATCGTTTGGCAGGACAAAGATGCTCTTCTTGCTGCTCTTGGTCACAAACTTGCGGTAGGACGGCAGAGCCGTGCCCGAGCGCGCCTTCTTGAATTTGGAGAACCTGAGCAGGCTGACTCTATCTCTAGTGGAATACTCTTTGCTAATTGTCATGGAGCTGGCCGCCGTGGACGCAGAGGTGCCCGTTTTGGTGTCGGCAAGTTTCTTCTTCTGGGCGGCAGCCGCTCTTGAGCTCAGCTGGGCGGTAGTGGAAGTGGTGACGGAGGAAACTGAGCTCGCTGCTGCTTGAGACGTTGCTTCAGACTTACAATTGCTGCTGGATGAGTCACGCATGAGGGGATTCTGACTTTCCTTTGGGGGGTTATCAGTGATGGAAGTCTTTAAACCCTCACTACTGGAGCAGTTGTCTGTACTATTACTATTATGGCAAGAAGGGCTTGAAAATTCAGTCTTTGCAGGCACTGAGTCCTCACTATTCACAGCCACATCGCCAGTCTTACTAAGAGATTCTCCTTTTTCCTCCACGTGGTTCTCTAGTTTGGGGACTTTGAGCGGAGGCGGGTGACTGAGGCTCGACACATCGTTTTGTGAGAGATTCCCATTCATCAGAGACTTCACAGGCTCATTCTGAGGCTCCTTGTCATCACCCTGGACTCCAGTGTCAGAGTCTGAGTTGATGTTTTTTCCATTCACCTGCGACACGGCGGTCTTGCTCTGGGCTACCTCCGTGTTTTCTGCGTCACTCTGCCCGCCGCTCTGCTCCATTTCGTCATACCCACGCTTCTTAGCATTCTCTCCCACTCGGGCCAACTCTGGCTTCTGTGCTTTTTCGCTATGTTCTAATGTCTCCGTTTTACAGTTGCTTTTACTGTTGAGTTCAGGTTTTCCATTCACTTCTTTGTGGGTGCCCTCTCCGTTCCCGTGCACATCATTTACTTCAGCCTCTTTGCTGTCGCTAGCTGCTGCAGCGTCTGACTTTGTGGGCTCCTGCTCAAAGTCAAGCTTTTTAACCACGTCGTCTTTTGCTTGTAGgtcttcctccttctcttcgGGTTTAACAGTTGGGGTCACAGCAGGCTGTTTGTAGAATGCCGATCCTTCGGTCTTTACCACAGGTGTGGGCTTCGTGGCAGCCGTTTTGGAGGACAGGGCCGTCTGTCTCATCCGCTCTAGTCTCTGCTTCTCCTCCAAGGTGAACTGTTTTACCCGACGCTCCAAGAGTCCGTCCAGTTTAGACGGCTTTACCTTCTTCTTATAAGCGGTCCGCAGCTGGAAGCCTTCGCTCACATTCACAACGTCGTAGAAGATTTTGGATGCAGCGCTCTCCTCCTTCTTGGGTTGTTCAGATGGCTGGGCTGGTTGTTCTCCGACAGCGGGGCCTTTGCTTTCTACTTCATCTAAGAAAGAATCACAGGTGGCAGTGGATGATAGAAATGTAAACTAACTTGTCCGCAAATGCCCACAAAAAAATGTGCAAAGATAAGGGTAAGATAATCTAAATCAAAACATTTACCTGGAGAAGTTTTCTGGCAGGCGTCAACCTCCATTTTTTCAGCTTCCTTCCCCTCCTCGACATTCTTTTCCTGCTCCGTGTGTGCAGCTGTTTCTTCCTCTTTGGGGGTCTGAGGTTTGCCATCGTCTTCTAAGGAAGAGCTTAGAGACGACGTGGCGACGGGCGGTTGTTCCTCGTTTTCGTCAGCTGGTTTCACGGCGTCCGGCCCCTCGCTTTCTGCCAACTCTTTCTGCACATTCGTGCAAGCGGCTGCATTTTCCTTACTCAGTTTAGCTGCTACTTAGGAAGCAAAGAAAAGGTTttcagatttaacagattcgaTTCAAAAAAGCTTTTGGAAATTACACTACTTCAACAGTTACCCTCCAGTTCTTTGCGGTAGTTCACGTTCGTGTTCCCTGGGAGTTTCGGAACAAATCGCGGCACCCGCGTCTTACTGACCCAACTCCACCCGCCGTATCCTGTCACTCTGTACTCCTCCCCCTTCTGCTTCCACACCTTAAAGAGCACAACAGCATTTGCACAGTTACCACTGAACTAGCTCAGTATGTGTTGACCGAGACCTCCAATAAGAGGCCTGCTGTTTTACCTGGTGTTTGATGGGGATGGTGTACTTCACCCATGTGGCCTGCAGCAAGGTCTCTTCATCCTCAAGTTTTTTCTCTCGCTTTTTCACCTTTTCTTTGTCTTCCCGCTCAATCGAGGTCATGCGATGCAACCTGAAGCagacaaacaagcaaaaaacaaaaacaaaacaaaaaaaaaacatacagaatTTAGTCAAAATctaaaggactgaaaaagaAGCGCAGTCACCGAAACTTTGTTTAGTCTTCTGAACGCAAACAATCTGTGCAGACAACAGGCATGCAGCCGTCCGGCCGGCCCTCTTCTCCTTTTACCTCGTGTGTCCGAGAGAATCTTTCCATACTGGCAGTGTGACCACTGGCTTGATTGCGCACTCCAGAATAGCCAGGGCCAAAGCAAATTCTCTGGCCTTGCTGCACATCTGCACTGCTTTATTCCAGTTGGTCCTgtgaaaacaaaagacaaaccACTTAGAAAaaattttatttacaatttaacAGCAGTGCTGCGGCCTCACAGCTCCTCCCCTCAGGAGCAGCAGAACACTTTCGAGTTGACAGCTCGGAGAGAATTAACGcgttatttatatatttacttGTTCGGCATCTGTGTTTAAACAGTTTTAACTTAGTGACTATTTTCCcctttttaaagacaaaaaaaaaaaaaaaaaaaaaaaaaaaacttaataatGGTAGTCTGGACCCctatttttcaaaaatattttatacTTCTATAATTCATTTACCCCTCCATGCCATCTAAAGTGGTACCAGGTTTTACTTTGGTATCAGTAATGAGCTTGAAGTTCTTGTACCAGAACAACCTCTAGTCACCCAAGCTCTGAGCAACTCTGAGTAACTCTGAGACTAACCTTTTAacacattatattacattagtTGTGTTTGTTGTGCAGCCGGCTGCCTGTCAAACAATTCAGAATTTGGCTAGAACCCGGTCTGAGATGTACCTGTGCGACGCCCAGTTGGGATGCATAAACGGTCCGGGGACGTTGGTTTCCAGCTGGATGATGGTAAGGCGCAGCGTTGAGATGGTGAGACTGCGCGAGCCGTAAATGGAGCCGTTCCATTTGAACTCGGACGCGGTGGTCAGGCTGAACTTGTGGGACAGGTGGCGCCTCTTGTCGTGGTCCTCCCGGTGCTGATGCTTGTTGAGTGCCAGGACGTTGGTGCTGTACTGGTTATGGTAGACCCGGTATTTGCCCTCCTGACCCAGTTTGAACAAGTTGTTTAAATTCACCGTCAGCTCCCTTTTCAAGAAGTTGAGGCGTGAAGAGTCCCCATCAGAGCGTACGGGAGACGACTGAAAAAAGGGGGGCAGACATGTATCATGgtgttaaaaacaaaacaaaacagattctAATGCCTTTATCAGCTGCAAATGTGCTCTTAATTATTGatgttttaatgcttcttcaCACCAGAACTTTGCTTAAGTAAACATCAGTGCCACAGTAACACGCCTCACCTCTTTGCTGCTTCTGGGCATTTGATTTTTCGATTCTTGCCCCGCAGCTCTCTCATTACCGATCCTCTCATTGTACTCCTCTGTCATGTAGAAAGCAGATGACACCATCAGTAAAACAGCAAAGGCAATTTAACCCAACTGTACTACTCCCTAAGCCAGCGTTTTTTTATCGCCTGCATCCCCAAATGtactttttttcctccccctGAGAGCTGACCAGCCCCGCTAACGGTTACCTGTTCCATCCAGGCTGGTGAAAGAGGACTGGGAGGACCTGTCAGCCAGGTCAGGTGGCTGCGCTTTCTTTAGGCTCTCAGATCCAGAAACTTGGCTGCCGTCACCGGCCGCCACCGACGCCGACTGAGATGACTGCTGCTCCGATTGATCTCGCGTTGATGCCTGCGAGTCATCGCGGTGTGTGACTTCGCTGCTAGACTCCGATTTCTGGTCCTCGtctgaaagaaaacaaacaaacaaacaaacaaacaaaaaaaaactgtaaaaacatCCATCAAGACATACTAGGAGAGAGTAAAAGTTATTGCAAGCAATAAGTTGGATGTTAATATGTTTAAGACAACCGCACACAACACTGGCATGAAAACAATGTTCCATTGAGCCTGCTTGCTTCATCGTGAGGAATAAAATCTACATGAGcttatgagcaaaaaaaaaaaaaaaaggagaaaataataaaatgtttagagGATGAGTCAGTGATTCATCCGTCCAGCTAGGGCCCATAAAACCCAACCCATGTTGGACAGGAAAACCGGAACAAGCTTTCAATCTGCTGCACAGACAATTTGAGACTCCAGCTCTGCCTCTGAGTTGTGAGAGCAGATATATATGCAGCTCTTTGTCGACAAGGCAGCAGGTGGGGCTCCCAGGCAGAGAGCCTTTTGTTTGAGCAACGGGAGCCCGACCACACAGCCAGCAATTGGAATGAGAATAAGGGGGCTGCTTGTGGCAGACGTGGCGCGGTAGCTGCTGCCAGGGAGGCCATCTAACACCGTGTCAAAAAGGTGCTTTTCAGGACCATGAGTGCAGGGGACAATGTGAAGCGAATGAATGGAAGAGTTTTGCCTCAAATGCTGAGTGCATCGCCTTTAGTTTTATGATAAAGGAAGAGCAGAAGAGATAGCAGAAAATGgcctgaaggagctgaaggaaAGTTGATAAATAGGGGACAATATCCTCCCAATAATTAAGCAGATTTGTTCATTGTAGCTAATAAGACACGCTCTGACAGGGAGAGAGAGGACAGTTTTCTGTTGTGCAGACAAATGAAACCTTAAGGGGCTTTTTtgatccatttctttttttaaactttatctAAAAATCAACAGATCAAAGGCTCAGTGCAAAGTTTCACACCAGTACAGCAAGAGCTTCTGAGAAATGTAGCAACATTATATGGAAGAAACGAGTAACAGAAAGCAAATTTTAAGGAAGTTCGATAAGAGAAAATCCCCCATGTTTCTGTTGCTAAGCTCCCAGGTAGCGCCAGGACACAATTTCAGACAAAACCTGTACAAATATTCAGATTTTCCACTATTGTTCTCTAATTTGAACAAGGACATGGAAGACAGCAGTTTCTAACTGATCAGTACAATCATCTACAGGAAGGTACAGGAAATAccttttgtgtgtgttcaaaccgaGTCCCAGTAACACTGTAAGAGCAACTGTAAATTTGCGATGCGTATGCACTGGACAGGCAGTTCAGGCAAGTGTTCCCACAATTGGAAGGAGacaagaagatttttttttttttttttttttttttttaaaaggagctACAGCAAGGTAACAAACTCTCAACACAACAAGACAAAAAGATGACATGGTTAGGAGCATAAAGACAGAAAGATGAAAAAGATGGAGGCACAGCCAAGCAGCAGGGTGTGATGTGGAGGCT is drawn from Odontesthes bonariensis isolate fOdoBon6 chromosome 21, fOdoBon6.hap1, whole genome shotgun sequence and contains these coding sequences:
- the bptf gene encoding nucleosome-remodeling factor subunit BPTF isoform X1, with translation MRGKRGRPPKPLQTEEPSPATTRGLRPRRNLKPRFRDSGDEDADSPTRETPKSTRKRKAGSVTSTRGRGRGRGGGGGRGGRGGRGGRRTPASKAVVYDDHESDEEDDAVSLRSEEDEFVEEEPQSEEDEALKEDSDCLEDDVLDEEEDDGSYCTESSFRSQSTHASTPGRKKARTARPRTPILEEKDIPFLELPDTSEDLLVPNEELLNATSIYEVLQNFSTVLRLSHFRFEDFCAALIGQEQCTLLAETHISLLKVILREEDSSNTTFGPADLKDSVNSTLYFIDGMTWAEVLRAYCESDQEYHHVLPYLEIDEYPYGPVESKIKVLQFLVDQFLTTNIAREELMSDGSMQYDDHCRVCHRLGDLLCCETCSAVYHLECVKPPLEEVPEDEWQCEICVAHKVPGVTDCVTEAQKSRPYIRQEPIGYDRHQRKYWFLIRRIIIEEDGEHEKKKIWYYSTKAQLQELIESLDKEYWETDLHATLEEMKEEMQAHMDITEDLTNKARGNSKAYLTAINDVLVERLKVKREAQEPKGRAEESKQGAESSSVKPAEDNVEPPSQAADKAAEAAEDASSQVSGQNPSPQLDALVTKSRPDSAGAVRPSCRTAAAAVGPAAEEGCVSDRPASASQDAAGPKTESLESNNETQAAHSESHESRESPPGERQGRTDEDQKSESSSEVTHRDDSQASTRDQSEQQSSQSASVAAGDGSQVSGSESLKKAQPPDLADRSSQSSFTSLDGTEEYNERIGNERAAGQESKNQMPRSSKESSPVRSDGDSSRLNFLKRELTVNLNNLFKLGQEGKYRVYHNQYSTNVLALNKHQHREDHDKRRHLSHKFSLTTASEFKWNGSIYGSRSLTISTLRLTIIQLETNVPGPFMHPNWASHRTNWNKAVQMCSKAREFALALAILECAIKPVVTLPVWKDSLGHTRLHRMTSIEREDKEKVKKREKKLEDEETLLQATWVKYTIPIKHQVWKQKGEEYRVTGYGGWSWVSKTRVPRFVPKLPGNTNVNYRKELEVAAKLSKENAAACTNVQKELAESEGPDAVKPADENEEQPPVATSSLSSSLEDDGKPQTPKEEETAAHTEQEKNVEEGKEAEKMEVDACQKTSPDEVESKGPAVGEQPAQPSEQPKKEESAASKIFYDVVNVSEGFQLRTAYKKKVKPSKLDGLLERRVKQFTLEEKQRLERMRQTALSSKTAATKPTPVVKTEGSAFYKQPAVTPTVKPEEKEEDLQAKDDVVKKLDFEQEPTKSDAAAASDSKEAEVNDVHGNGEGTHKEVNGKPELNSKSNCKTETLEHSEKAQKPELARVGENAKKRGYDEMEQSGGQSDAENTEVAQSKTAVSQVNGKNINSDSDTGVQGDDKEPQNEPVKSLMNGNLSQNDVSSLSHPPPLKVPKLENHVEEKGESLSKTGDVAVNSEDSVPAKTEFSSPSCHNSNSTDNCSSSEGLKTSITDNPPKESQNPLMRDSSSSNCKSEATSQAAASSVSSVTTSTTAQLSSRAAAAQKKKLADTKTGTSASTAASSMTISKEYSTRDRVSLLRFSKFKKARSGTALPSYRKFVTKSSKKSIFVLPNDDLKKLARKAGIREVLIFNYNAKPALDIWPYPSPRPTFAITWRYRLQTVRSLAGVSLMLRLLWACLRWDDMGVKPSAAVGTTRKETTDTDIITTEIIKRRDVGPYGIRSEYCIRKIICPLGNRDTPKETPTPQRKGLRSSALRPKKQEPAKLTGPVAVETWVPEEELELWEIRAFAERVEREKSQGIDPSKSGSTLRTAEEVKAHLENQLKQARLAAQQKRLEQQRLGTTPTTSTTTTTSASTPSTLASTGQRTGQVTPGAKMVLASKLGSPVSFQQDKNFHQSFASWVKQGQNNGSTASTGSAATVAGGIAASEQSFQIAGSPVTVAGQVLASKLPLPANSKIVTLNMPSTQGGVVEQKVLGIFPSGPPANLRTYSTLHPTTGNINLRAATSATQQQATAAGSKTQAGTAANQALTPSTSVGPMVRSPAVAQQGQQAATQMGGSQPAAAAASGSSTLRAAGPAQSPCAATTAPGQSPVASPQTQRPQQGQVKLTMAQLMQLTQGAQGGNPGLTVVIQGQGQTQGQLQIIPQGVTVIPGPGQQLMQAAMPNGQVQRFLFTPILPSSSVSTSPPTTSPTTKPIMAQAPQTQMSTPVRVPAQVQTTPSALAQTQMTAPLPASTHVTSPSLKQSLTPMSASVPMQTQSTAPVAAPSTTVAQASLQTQFSATTPSPMSTPVPASPQPVTQVLSSTPPAVAPQPHVPRSVTALTQNASLSMTHQQHQVSTFAPSSLPSLPFPPQAILQSQVQPQSLSSIPGLTSPPVQMQVTATAPAVSPASAAAATINPTQMPVSVSLPSPVKVPTPALAPVSAPVMAVVSAQIAVPPAAKALTHIHAAAPVPLHAAVANAVVTPVTATCTTPSVPAFIEQRAAPPQVWTPASSQGQTSVQTAQQVAAPVTPPALSSVPASPPVSVATHSPITPSPQASLTPQSQAQLQQPAIVSMQQVPRMPISAVQVHMKGLPVSSVVSTVRPTQPQTHNQLHPQTPAQICAQVQVQPSGQVQQMPHIQPQMHLQPQAQIQPQVRVQFQPRAQIHPQTQQSPQGQVQPLTQIQPQVQFQSQTKSLPQVQSSTQAQLQPRVQPQYHTQVQASFQTQPQTQPQAPQQPQVQSQAQTQLQPQAQIQTQLHPQVQVQLQQQTQIQAQASQQPQIHVQAQIQTQPQFSVQSPQQAHVPQQLQVQAHGQVQAKLQVQFQPQTQSQVQTQPQIQVQSPIRHQLITVPGLQQPVQLLSALPPHVAAQIQAQIQAQAQQQGGTVPQQIKLQLPIQIQQTGGQIQAHQLQNMVTIQAPTSVQEQIQRLQHHQQQQQLQQQQQQPKKKKHLEAKREQKEQNTQVVSPKDGIQKQVVVKQNSSAEQLKQRKSLAAAEREENQRMIVCNQVMKFILDKIEKDEKQAAKKRKKEEVVEQKRSKQNATKLTALLYKHKEQLKAEILKKRALLDKELQLQVQEELRRDLARLQKEKEKARAAITQAAAATVKAASTHSAQLTHSTHSPHSTHALTSPPSSHKRKKEDERDKDKNRERDRHHDKNKKRDRDKDKDKDKDKDKDKDRDRYREKDRDRDREKERDPERDRYRDRDKDKEGDRDGEGDSSLPKHKKKKRKLSSTSKDHKKDTKLYCVCKTPYDESKFYIGCDLCSNWFHGVCVGITEKEAKKLEDFVCNDCKRGQDGGSNEELYCICRTPYDESQFYIGCDRCQNWYHGRCVGILQSEATHIDVYVCPQCQSTEDAMTVLSPLTDKDYEGLKRILRSLQSHKMAWPFLEPVDPHDAPDYYRVIKEPMDFSTMETRLQKRHYQKLTEFVADVTKIFDNCRYYNPNDTPFFQCAEVLEAFFVQKLKGFKASRSHNNKLQSSSAS